In a genomic window of Apteryx mantelli isolate bAptMan1 chromosome 2, bAptMan1.hap1, whole genome shotgun sequence:
- the H2BK1 gene encoding histone H2B type 2-K1, whose protein sequence is MSAEAGKKRGHAPTSGDKKSKRKPKRKETYSVYIYKVLKQVHPDTGISSKAMSIMNSFVNDIFERLASEASRLAQYNHRSTITSREVQTAVRLLLPGELAKHAVSEGTKAVTKYTSSK, encoded by the exons ATGAGTGCAGAAGCTGGGAAGAAGCGTGGTCATGCTCCCACCTCTGGAGACAAGAAGTCTAAAAGGAAGCCTAAGAGAAAGGAAACCTATTCGGTCTACATCTACAAAGTACTGAAGCAG GTGCACCCCGACACCGGCATCTCCTCCAAGGCCATGAGCATCATGAACTCCTTCGTCAACGACATCTTCGAGCGGCTGGCTTCGGAGGCCTCCCGCCTGGCGCAGTACAACCACCGCTCCACCATCACCAGCCGCGAGGTGCAGACGGCCGTGCGGCTCCTGCTGCCCGGCGAGCTGGCCAAGCACGCCGTCTCCGAGGGCACCAAGGCCGTCACCAAGTACACCAGCAGCaagtga
- the ABCF2 gene encoding ATP-binding cassette sub-family F member 2 isoform X1 has translation MPSDLAKKKAAKKKEAAKARQRPRRATEENGDAGTEPQEARPPEANGTSVPEVDALTKELEDFELKKAAARAVTGVLASHPNSTDVHIINLSLTFHGQELLSDTKLELNSGRRYGLIGLNGIGKSMLLSAIGKREVPIPEHIDIYHLTREMPPSDKTPLQCVMEVDTERAMLEREAERLAHEDAECEKLMELYERLEELDADKAEARASRILHGLGFTPAMQRKKLKDFSGGWRMRVALARALFIRPFMLLLDEPTNHLDLDACVWLEEELKTFKRILVLISHSQDFLNGVCTNIIHMHNRKLKYYTGNYDQYVKTRLELEENQMKRFHWEQDQIAHMKNYIARFGHGSAKLARQAQSKEKTLQKMMASGLTERVVNDKTLSFYFPPCGKIPPPVIMVQNVSFKYTKDGPWIYNNLEFGIDLDTRVALVGPNGAGKSTLLKLLTGELLPTDGMIRKHSHVKIGRYHQHLQEQLDLDLSPLEYMMKCYPEIKEKEEMRKIIGRYGLTGKQQVSPIRNLSDGQKCRVCFAWLAWQNPHMLFLDEPTNHLDIETIDALADAINEFEGGMMLVSHDFRLIQQVAQEIWVCEKQTITKWQGDILAYKEHLKSKLVDEDPQLTKKTHNV, from the exons ATGCCCTCGGATCTGGCCAAGAAGAAGGCAGCCAAGAAGAAGGAGGCGGCCAAGgcccggcagcggccccgccgGGCCACGGAGGAGAACGGCGATGCTGGGACGGAGCCGCAGGAGGCCCGGCCCCCGGAGGCCAACGGGACGTCGGTGCCAG AGGTGGATGCTCTTACAAAGGAACTGGAGGACTTTGAATTAAAGAAAGCTGCTGCCCGTGCTGTGACAGGAGTGCTGGCCTCCCATCCCAACAGTACCGACGTGCACATCATTAACCTCTCACTGACCTTCCACGGTCAGGAGCTGCTGAGCGATACAAAGCTTGAGCTGAACTCCGGGAGGCGCTACGGCCTGATTGGACTCAATGGGATTG GGAAATCCATGCTCTTGTCAGCTATTGGGAAACGAGAAGTCCCCATCCCAGAGCACATTGACATCTACCACCTGACCCGAGAGATGCCTCCCAGTGACAAGACCCCTCTACAATGTGTGATGGAGGTGGATACGGAGAGGGCCATGTTAGAACGAGAAGCAGAGCGTCTGGCTCATGAAGATG CGGAATGCGAGAAGCTCATGGAGTTGTATGAACGTCTGGAGGAGCTGGATGCTGACAAGGCAGAAGCACGGGCCTCGCGTATCCTGCATGGCTTGGGGTTCACACCAGCCATGCAGAGGAAGAAGCTGAAGGACTTTAGCGGTGGCTGGCGAATGAGGGTGGCGCTTGCTAG AGCCCTGTTCATTCGGCCATTCATGCTGCTGCTAGACGAGCCCACAAACCACCTTGACTTGGATGCCTGCGTGTGGTTGGAGGAAGAGCTGAAAAC GTTCAAGCGGATCCTTGTGCTGATATCCCACTCCCAGGACTTCTTGAACGGTGTCTGCACCAACATCATCCATATGCACAACCGCAAACTGAAGTACTACACA GGAAATTATGATCAGTATGTAAAGACCCGCTTGGAGCTAGAAGAAAATCAAATGAAGCGTTTCCACTGGGAGCAAGATCAGATTGCCCACATGAAG AATTACATTGCACGATTTGGTCATGGCAGTGCCAAGCTGGCCAGGCAAGCCCAGAGCAAGGAGAAGACCCTTCAAAAAATGATGGCTTCTGGCCTAACGGAGAGAGTGGTGAATGATAAG ACTTTGTCATTCTATTTCCCGCCGTGTGGGAAAATCCCCCCTCCTGTCATCATGGTGCAGAATGTCAGCTTCAAATATACCAAGGATGGG CCATGGATCTATAATAACCTGGAGTTTGGGATTGACCTGGACACCCGCGTAGCTCTTGTTGGACCCAATGGAGCTGGAAAGTCAACACTGCTGAAACTGCTCACAGGAGAG CTGCTGCCCACAGATGGGATGATTCGCAAGCACTCACACGTGAAGATTGGCAGATACCACCAG CACTTGCAAGAGCAGTTGGACTTAGACCTCTCGCCCCTGGAGTACATGATGAAATGCTACCCAGAGatcaaggaaaaggaggagatgaGAAAAATCATTGGCAGATACGGTCTGACAGGGAAGCAGCAG GTGAGCCCCATTCGGAACCTCTCTGATGGGCAAAAGTGTCGCGTGTGCTTTGCGTGGCTGGCCTGGCAGAATCCTCACATGCTTTTCCTGGATGAGCCCACCAACCATTTGGACATAGAAACAATAGATGCTCTGGCAGATGCTATCAATGAATTTGAAGGAGGAATGATGCTCGTCAGCCATGACTTCAGGCTCATCCAGCAG GTTGCGCAGGAGATCTGGGTCTGTGAGAAGCAGACAATCACAAAGTGGCAAGGGGACATCCTCGCCTACAAGGAACATCTCAAGTCAAAGCTGGTGGACGAGGATCCGCAGCTCACCAAAAAGACCCACAACGTGTGA
- the ABCF2 gene encoding ATP-binding cassette sub-family F member 2 isoform X2 yields MEVDALTKELEDFELKKAAARAVTGVLASHPNSTDVHIINLSLTFHGQELLSDTKLELNSGRRYGLIGLNGIGKSMLLSAIGKREVPIPEHIDIYHLTREMPPSDKTPLQCVMEVDTERAMLEREAERLAHEDAECEKLMELYERLEELDADKAEARASRILHGLGFTPAMQRKKLKDFSGGWRMRVALARALFIRPFMLLLDEPTNHLDLDACVWLEEELKTFKRILVLISHSQDFLNGVCTNIIHMHNRKLKYYTGNYDQYVKTRLELEENQMKRFHWEQDQIAHMKNYIARFGHGSAKLARQAQSKEKTLQKMMASGLTERVVNDKTLSFYFPPCGKIPPPVIMVQNVSFKYTKDGPWIYNNLEFGIDLDTRVALVGPNGAGKSTLLKLLTGELLPTDGMIRKHSHVKIGRYHQHLQEQLDLDLSPLEYMMKCYPEIKEKEEMRKIIGRYGLTGKQQVSPIRNLSDGQKCRVCFAWLAWQNPHMLFLDEPTNHLDIETIDALADAINEFEGGMMLVSHDFRLIQQVAQEIWVCEKQTITKWQGDILAYKEHLKSKLVDEDPQLTKKTHNV; encoded by the exons ATGG AGGTGGATGCTCTTACAAAGGAACTGGAGGACTTTGAATTAAAGAAAGCTGCTGCCCGTGCTGTGACAGGAGTGCTGGCCTCCCATCCCAACAGTACCGACGTGCACATCATTAACCTCTCACTGACCTTCCACGGTCAGGAGCTGCTGAGCGATACAAAGCTTGAGCTGAACTCCGGGAGGCGCTACGGCCTGATTGGACTCAATGGGATTG GGAAATCCATGCTCTTGTCAGCTATTGGGAAACGAGAAGTCCCCATCCCAGAGCACATTGACATCTACCACCTGACCCGAGAGATGCCTCCCAGTGACAAGACCCCTCTACAATGTGTGATGGAGGTGGATACGGAGAGGGCCATGTTAGAACGAGAAGCAGAGCGTCTGGCTCATGAAGATG CGGAATGCGAGAAGCTCATGGAGTTGTATGAACGTCTGGAGGAGCTGGATGCTGACAAGGCAGAAGCACGGGCCTCGCGTATCCTGCATGGCTTGGGGTTCACACCAGCCATGCAGAGGAAGAAGCTGAAGGACTTTAGCGGTGGCTGGCGAATGAGGGTGGCGCTTGCTAG AGCCCTGTTCATTCGGCCATTCATGCTGCTGCTAGACGAGCCCACAAACCACCTTGACTTGGATGCCTGCGTGTGGTTGGAGGAAGAGCTGAAAAC GTTCAAGCGGATCCTTGTGCTGATATCCCACTCCCAGGACTTCTTGAACGGTGTCTGCACCAACATCATCCATATGCACAACCGCAAACTGAAGTACTACACA GGAAATTATGATCAGTATGTAAAGACCCGCTTGGAGCTAGAAGAAAATCAAATGAAGCGTTTCCACTGGGAGCAAGATCAGATTGCCCACATGAAG AATTACATTGCACGATTTGGTCATGGCAGTGCCAAGCTGGCCAGGCAAGCCCAGAGCAAGGAGAAGACCCTTCAAAAAATGATGGCTTCTGGCCTAACGGAGAGAGTGGTGAATGATAAG ACTTTGTCATTCTATTTCCCGCCGTGTGGGAAAATCCCCCCTCCTGTCATCATGGTGCAGAATGTCAGCTTCAAATATACCAAGGATGGG CCATGGATCTATAATAACCTGGAGTTTGGGATTGACCTGGACACCCGCGTAGCTCTTGTTGGACCCAATGGAGCTGGAAAGTCAACACTGCTGAAACTGCTCACAGGAGAG CTGCTGCCCACAGATGGGATGATTCGCAAGCACTCACACGTGAAGATTGGCAGATACCACCAG CACTTGCAAGAGCAGTTGGACTTAGACCTCTCGCCCCTGGAGTACATGATGAAATGCTACCCAGAGatcaaggaaaaggaggagatgaGAAAAATCATTGGCAGATACGGTCTGACAGGGAAGCAGCAG GTGAGCCCCATTCGGAACCTCTCTGATGGGCAAAAGTGTCGCGTGTGCTTTGCGTGGCTGGCCTGGCAGAATCCTCACATGCTTTTCCTGGATGAGCCCACCAACCATTTGGACATAGAAACAATAGATGCTCTGGCAGATGCTATCAATGAATTTGAAGGAGGAATGATGCTCGTCAGCCATGACTTCAGGCTCATCCAGCAG GTTGCGCAGGAGATCTGGGTCTGTGAGAAGCAGACAATCACAAAGTGGCAAGGGGACATCCTCGCCTACAAGGAACATCTCAAGTCAAAGCTGGTGGACGAGGATCCGCAGCTCACCAAAAAGACCCACAACGTGTGA
- the ABCF2 gene encoding ATP-binding cassette sub-family F member 2 isoform X3 has translation MPSDLAKKKAAKKKEAAKARQRPRRATEENGDAGTEPQEARPPEANGTSVPEVDALTKELEDFELKKAAARAVTGVLASHPNSTDVHIINLSLTFHGQELLSDTKLELNSGRRYGLIGLNGIGKSMLLSAIGKREVPIPEHIDIYHLTREMPPSDKTPLQCVMEVDTERAMLEREAERLAHEDAECEKLMELYERLEELDADKAEARASRILHGLGFTPAMQRKKLKDFSGGWRMRVALARALFIRPFMLLLDEPTNHLDLDACVWLEEELKTFKRILVLISHSQDFLNGVCTNIIHMHNRKLKYYTGNYDQYVKTRLELEENQMKRFHWEQDQIAHMKNYIARFGHGSAKLARQAQSKEKTLQKMMASGLTERVVNDKTLSFYFPPCGKIPPPVIMVQNVSFKYTKDGPWIYNNLEFGIDLDTRVALVGPNGAGKSTLLKLLTGELLPTDGMIRKHSHVKIGRYHQHLQEQLDLDLSPLEYMMKCYPEIKEKEEMRKIIGRYGLTGKQQVAQEIWVCEKQTITKWQGDILAYKEHLKSKLVDEDPQLTKKTHNV, from the exons ATGCCCTCGGATCTGGCCAAGAAGAAGGCAGCCAAGAAGAAGGAGGCGGCCAAGgcccggcagcggccccgccgGGCCACGGAGGAGAACGGCGATGCTGGGACGGAGCCGCAGGAGGCCCGGCCCCCGGAGGCCAACGGGACGTCGGTGCCAG AGGTGGATGCTCTTACAAAGGAACTGGAGGACTTTGAATTAAAGAAAGCTGCTGCCCGTGCTGTGACAGGAGTGCTGGCCTCCCATCCCAACAGTACCGACGTGCACATCATTAACCTCTCACTGACCTTCCACGGTCAGGAGCTGCTGAGCGATACAAAGCTTGAGCTGAACTCCGGGAGGCGCTACGGCCTGATTGGACTCAATGGGATTG GGAAATCCATGCTCTTGTCAGCTATTGGGAAACGAGAAGTCCCCATCCCAGAGCACATTGACATCTACCACCTGACCCGAGAGATGCCTCCCAGTGACAAGACCCCTCTACAATGTGTGATGGAGGTGGATACGGAGAGGGCCATGTTAGAACGAGAAGCAGAGCGTCTGGCTCATGAAGATG CGGAATGCGAGAAGCTCATGGAGTTGTATGAACGTCTGGAGGAGCTGGATGCTGACAAGGCAGAAGCACGGGCCTCGCGTATCCTGCATGGCTTGGGGTTCACACCAGCCATGCAGAGGAAGAAGCTGAAGGACTTTAGCGGTGGCTGGCGAATGAGGGTGGCGCTTGCTAG AGCCCTGTTCATTCGGCCATTCATGCTGCTGCTAGACGAGCCCACAAACCACCTTGACTTGGATGCCTGCGTGTGGTTGGAGGAAGAGCTGAAAAC GTTCAAGCGGATCCTTGTGCTGATATCCCACTCCCAGGACTTCTTGAACGGTGTCTGCACCAACATCATCCATATGCACAACCGCAAACTGAAGTACTACACA GGAAATTATGATCAGTATGTAAAGACCCGCTTGGAGCTAGAAGAAAATCAAATGAAGCGTTTCCACTGGGAGCAAGATCAGATTGCCCACATGAAG AATTACATTGCACGATTTGGTCATGGCAGTGCCAAGCTGGCCAGGCAAGCCCAGAGCAAGGAGAAGACCCTTCAAAAAATGATGGCTTCTGGCCTAACGGAGAGAGTGGTGAATGATAAG ACTTTGTCATTCTATTTCCCGCCGTGTGGGAAAATCCCCCCTCCTGTCATCATGGTGCAGAATGTCAGCTTCAAATATACCAAGGATGGG CCATGGATCTATAATAACCTGGAGTTTGGGATTGACCTGGACACCCGCGTAGCTCTTGTTGGACCCAATGGAGCTGGAAAGTCAACACTGCTGAAACTGCTCACAGGAGAG CTGCTGCCCACAGATGGGATGATTCGCAAGCACTCACACGTGAAGATTGGCAGATACCACCAG CACTTGCAAGAGCAGTTGGACTTAGACCTCTCGCCCCTGGAGTACATGATGAAATGCTACCCAGAGatcaaggaaaaggaggagatgaGAAAAATCATTGGCAGATACGGTCTGACAGGGAAGCAGCAG GTTGCGCAGGAGATCTGGGTCTGTGAGAAGCAGACAATCACAAAGTGGCAAGGGGACATCCTCGCCTACAAGGAACATCTCAAGTCAAAGCTGGTGGACGAGGATCCGCAGCTCACCAAAAAGACCCACAACGTGTGA
- the CHPF2 gene encoding chondroitin sulfate glucuronyltransferase, with protein MRLAALLAALRPVLPLLLGLSLGCSLSLLRASWSQAAGEDACPAAAAAAGRPGPPGGGARPETAGRGPGQDREDFRPRIVPYYRDPNKPYKKVLRTRYIQTELGFHERLFVAVLTSRATLNTLAVAVNKTVAHHFPRLLYFTGLRSAKVPHGMVLVAHGDERPIWLMYETMHYIHQHFGSDYDWFYVMQDDTYAQAEQVKALVTHLSINQDVYLGRAEEFIGGDEQARYCHGGFGYLLSRSLLLKLHQHLDSCRNEILSVRPDEWLGRCIIDFLGITCVSQLQGQHYHTYELAKNAEPEKEDEEEFQAALAVHPVSDATLMYRLHKHFSRIQLDRAYQEIQELQMQIRNLTSLTPAGEAGLTWPVGINAPFLPKSRFEVISWDYFTEQHLFSCPDGSPKCELSGASKADIGDIIESALEQLNSRYQPLLRFSKRQLLNGYRRFDPTRGMEYTLDLLLEAVTQKGHSHVLVKRVSLVRPLSKVEIIPMPYVTEATRVQLVLPLTVQDLDFVANFLDMFAMNTLDTHDNALLTLLFIYHPYDAQRVSQVDVFAGVKAMVGELEKRYAEVKIPWISVKTEVPSQVKLMDIVSKKHPVDTLFFLASVWTEINMEFLNRCRMNTISNWQVFFPVHFQEFNPALVYRGEQAASSSTDFLRDGHFDRHSFAEACFYNSDYMTARTKLAADILDRDEVLESMEVFDVFLHYSGLHLFRAVEPGLVQKYALRSCNPRLSEELYHRCMLSNLEGLASRSHLAMALFEQEQANST; from the exons ATGCGCCTGGCCGCGCTGCTGGCCGCGCTGCGGCCCGTGCTGCCGCTCCTCCTGGGCCTGTCCCTGGGCTGCAGCCTGAGCCTGCTGCGCGCCTCCTGGAGCCAGGCCGCCGGCGAGGACGCgtgcccggcagcggcggcggcggcaggtcgGCCCGGGCCGCCCGGCGGAGGAGCGCGGCCGGAGACAGCGGGCCGAGGGCCGGGCCAGGACCGCGAGGACTTCAGGCCGAGGATCGTTCCCTACTACAGAGACCCCAACAAGCCTTACAAGAAAGTGCTCAG AACTCGCTACATCCAGACAGAGCTGGGATTCCATGAGAggctgtttgtggctgtgctgACCTCCAGAGCTACCCTGAATACCCTGGCAGTGGCAGTGAACAAGACAGTGGCCCACCATTTCCCACGCCTGCTGTACTTCACAGGGTTGCGCAGTGCCAAGGTGCCCCACGGCATGGTGCTGGTGGCCCATGGGGATGAGCGTCCTATCTGGCTGATGTATGAGACCATGCATTATATCCACCAGCATTTTGGTTCTGACTACGACTGGTTCTACGTCATGCAGGATGATACCTATGCCCAGGCAGAACAGGTCAAGGCTCTGGTGACGCACCTAAGTATTAACCAAGACGTCTACCTGGGGCGAGCGGAGGAATTTATTGGGGGAGATGAGCAGGCCCGCTATTGCCATGGTGGCTTTGGCTACCTGCTTtcccgcagcctgctgcttaAGCTCCACCAGCACTTGGACAGTTGCCGGAATGAGATCCTTAGTGTGCGCCCAGATGAGTGGCTGGGACGTTGCATCATTGATTTCCTTGGCATCACTTGTGTTTCCCAGCTCCAG GGCCAGCATTATCACACCTACGAATTGGCTAAAAATGCCGAGCCAGAGAAAGAGGACGAAGAGGAGTTCCAAGCAGCCCTTGCTGTGCACCCTGTTTCTGATGCGACTCTCATGTATCGGCTGCACAAACACTTCAGCAGGATCCAGCTGGACAGAGCCTACCAGGAGATCCAGGAACTCCAG ATGCAGATCAGGAACCTGACATCACTGACCCCTGCGGGCGAGGCAGGCTTGACATGGCCTGTGGGCATTAATGCCCCCTTTCTTCCCAAGTCCCGTTTTGAGGTAATCAGCTGGGACTACTTCACTGAGCAGCACCTCTTCTCCTGTCCTGATGGTTCCCCAAAGTGTGAGCTCTCTGGAGCCAGCAAAGCAGATATCGGTGACATTATTGAGTCAGCACTTGAGCAACTTAACAGCCGCTACCAGCCTCTGCTCCGCTTCAGCAAGCGGCAGTTGCTGAACGGCTATCGGCGCTTTGACCCCACACGGGGCATGGAATATACACTGGATCTCCTGCTGGAGGCAGTGACCCAAAAGGGTCACAGTCACGTTCTGGTCAAACGAGTGAGCTTGGTGCGGCCCCTAAGTAAGGTGGAAATTATTCCCATGCCGTATGTAACAGAGGCCACACGGGTGCAACTGGTGCTTCCCTTGACCGTGCAGGACCTGGACTTTGTGGCAAACTTCCTGGATATGTTTGCCATGAACACACTGGACACCCATGATAACGCCTTGCTGACCTTGCTTTTCATCTATCATCCCTATGATGCCCAGCGAGTCAGCCAGGTGGATGTTTTTGCTGGAGTCAAAGCTATGGTAGGAGAGCTAGAGAAACGCTATGCAGAAGTTAAAATCCCCTGGATTAGTGTCAAAACTGAGGTGCCATCTCAAGTGAAACTCATGGATATAGTGTCAAAGAAGCACCCTGTGGACACCCTATTCTTCTTAGCCAGTGTCTGGACAGAAATCAACATGGAGTTCTTGAACCGCTGCCGCATGAATACTATCAGCAATTGGCAGGTCTTTTTTCCAGTGCACTTCCAAGAGTTCAACCCTGCATTGGTGTACCGTGGTGAGCAAGCTGCTTCCTCCAGCACTGACTTCCTGAGAGATGGGCATTTTGATAGACATTCCTTTGCTGAGGCCTGCTTTTATAACTCTGACTATATGACAGCACGTACCAAGCTAGCAGCTGATATCCTAGACCGGGATGAGGTGCTGGAGAGCATGGAGGTATTTGATGTCTTCCTCCACTACTCTGGTCTGCACCTGTTTCGGGCTGTGGAACCAGGGTTAGTGCAGAAATACGCACTGAGGAGCTGCAATCCGCGACTGAGCGAGGAATTATACCATCGCTGTATGCTCAGTAACTTGGAGGGACTTGCCTCCCGCTCACATCTAGCCATGGCCCTCTTTGAGCAGGAACAGGCCAACAGCACTTGA